A part of Cottoperca gobio chromosome 4, fCotGob3.1, whole genome shotgun sequence genomic DNA contains:
- the arhgap45b gene encoding rho GTPase-activating protein 45 isoform X3 produces the protein MCDSSSSSRRKTDRLLPWLKVCRDDTEHPLSASSRAHKWRVGGWVGGLYVKLKEVGMDGKGTLKMFARKKRELIKTPSISKKSRAGSPGAHSSAPSSLSILQEQTRRDAGDVTLSSPSSSSSTLTPTSAGFPDSSLSCPGTPSTQHGKLAAMQGVGCPSPVSTLKRPTALSRHASAAGFPLQSWVFTKGQGKGALTPPPPSDGPESTAIEVEDIPALLRDVARFAEAVEKLKDVVLAEGKESQRPVAHECLGEVLRVLRQVINTYPLLNTVEILTAAGKLISKVKGFHYEACNEADKKDFEKAIETIAVAFSSNVSELLMGEVDSSTLLSLLPTEKSRSMENLYAASGQGADGGHFRSDLHYMGRCEEVDVILQQSEGGVDSALLYAKTISKYMKDLMSYVEKRTSLEMEFSKGLQRLYHSCKHSITHPQMPLFSIYSLALEQDQEQSVGLQQANTTLHTQTFIQPLMQRKQEHEKRRKEIKEHWIRSKRKLMECEANLRKAKQAYMVRCEEYDKAKTAACRAEEEGGGSTAKSVEKKKRLEEETRNKSDEAEATYRTCIADATTQQLELEHTKVTVLRQLQDVIKQSDQTLRSATISYYQLMHMQTVALPVHYQTLCESSKLYDPGQQYAAHVRDLQLPEQPTVLYTFENYCPSSSSSHYGHRPRNDSFNTDSPATSVDTAAGDTEAQRKRLGHKSWGSTVSDDSVVGEGGLESPTASSSDISKIARTSSTGTMSSNEDADEKNGNVTSFEAPNMNGMDPDVVVSTRPFRNIGLSKAAQTHRLRKLRTPAKCRECDSYVYFQGAECEECFLACHKRCLEILAIQCGHKKLQGRLQLFGRDFSQVAGCASDGIPFIITKCIAEIERRALKMKGIYRVNGVKTRVEKLCQAFENGKELVELSQCSPHDISNVLKLYLRQLPEPILLFRLYNSLMGLAKESLQGEADTPEGEEVESNSINPAVGKGPQLVDLGPDTDPEVLVLVDKLKKLLKELPKAHIATLRYITRHLRRIAELEEDNKMSPSNLGIVFGPSLMRPRPTGATISLSSLVDYPHQARIVESLIVFYSSIFQSKTTQTDKTSRSTSTSTQQGVIADEKIGSSADGEEDEGQEEQNKPESDKMEEGCGSSLGSLGSSEQLLDSDSEQDESGQRTTHSQSLVKQESVDDDDQLSYRDSLDLSSQSATQTDPDPDQDQEQDQDQDQEQDQEQDQDQEQDQDDNPDRAEPPALPDSGPPDEDTGAEEDLSVSLADLNVNQSNNNNNHPCSPILSLSGLPLARLCGKKLPLTKNRDSEPEFV, from the exons ATGTGtgacagcagcagtagcagcaggaggaagacagacagactgttaCCGTGGCTGAAGGTCTGCCGGGATGACACCGAGCACCCGCTGAGCGCGAGCAGCAGAGCGCACAAGTGGCGAGTcggggggtgggtggggggttTGTACGTGAAACTAAAAGAAGTCGGGATGGACGGCAAAGGCACGCTGAAGATGTTCGCCAGGAAGAAACGGGAACTGATAAAGACGCCATCTATCTCGAAGAAGAGCCGAGCAGGAAGCCCCGGGGCGCACAGCAGCGCACCCTCGTCT CTGTCAATCCTCCAGGAGCAGACTCGCAGAGATGCAGGCGATGTCACCCTCTCCTcaccctcatcctcctcttcaacTCTCACACCAACCTCTGCCGGGTTCCCGGACTCCTCCCTGTCCTGCCCGGGAACCCCCAGCACCCAGCACGGCAAGCTGGCGGCGATGCAAGGGGTGGGCTGCCCGTCTCCTGTGTCCACCCTGAAGAGGCCGACTGCACTGAGCAGACACGCCAGCGCTGCAG GTTTCCCGCTCCAGTCGTGGGTGTTCACTAAAGGCCAGGGGAAAGGGGCCTTGACCCCCCCTCCTCCGTCTGACGGTCCAGAGAGCACAGCCATTGAGGTGGAGGACATCCCGGCCCTGCTGAGGGACGTGGCACGCTTTGCAGAGGCTGTGGAGAAACTGAAGGATGTTGTGCTGGCTGAAG GTAAGGAGAGTCAGCGGCCCGTTGCTCACGAGTGTTTGGGGGAGGTCCTACGGGTCCTGCGTCAGGTCATCAACACCTACCCTCTGCTCAACACCGTGGAGATCCTCACTGCTGCCGGCAAGCTCATTtccaaggtcaaag GTTTCCACTATGAGGCTTGTAACGAGGCGGATAAAAAGGACTTCGAAAAGGCGATTGAAACCATTGCAGTTGCTTTTAGCAGCAA TGTGTCTGAGCTGCTGATGGGAGAGGTGGACAGCAGCACGTTGCTCTCCCTGCTGCCCACTGAGAAGAGCAGG TCGATGGAGAACTTGTACGCTGCGTCAGGCCAGGGAGCGGACGGGGGACACTTCAGGAGCGACCTGCATTACATGG GCAGATGTGAGGAGGTGGATGTGATCCTCCAGCAAAGCGAGGGAGGCGTGGACTCCGCTCTGCTCTACGCCAAAACCATTTCCAAGTACATGAAGGACCTGATGAGCTACGTGGAGAAGAGAACTTCACTGG AGATGGAGTTCTCCAAAGGCCTGCAGAGATTGTACCATTCCTGTAAACACAGCATAACGCAT CCCCAAATGCCCCTCTTCTCCATCTACTCTCTGGCTCTGGAGCAGGACCAGGAGCAGAGTGTCGGGCTGCAGCAGGCCAACACCACCCTGCACACGCAGACCTTCATCCAG CCTCTGATGCAGCGTAAACAGGAGCATGAAAAGAGACGGAAGGAGATCAAGGAACACTGGATTCGGTCTAAGAGAAAACTG atGGAGTGTGAGGCAAACCTGCGTAAAGCTAAGCAAGCCTACATGGTCCGCTGCGAGGAGTACGACAAAGCCAAAACGGCAGCGTGTCGCgctgaggaagagggaggaggatcTACGGCAAAGtctgtggagaagaagaaacgaTTAGAGGAGGAGACTCGCAACAAG TCAGACGAGGCGGAGGCCACCTACCGGACATGTATAGCAGATGCCACCACTCagcagctggagctggagcacACAAAGGTCACAGTGCTGAGACAACTGCAGGACGTCATCAAACAGAGCGACCAGACGCTTCGCTCG GCGACCATCTCATACTACCAGCTCATGCACATGCAGACAGTAGCCCTGCCGGTCCACTACCAGACTCTGTGTGAGAGCAGTAAGCTGTACGACCCGGGCCAGCAGTACGCCGCACACGTGCGAGACCTGCAGCTGCCAGAGCAGCCGACTGTTCTCTACACGTTTGAGAACTACTGTCCCTCCAGCTCGTCGTCACA CTATGGCCACAGACCAAGGAATGACAGCTTCAACACGGACAGTCCTGCCACCAGTGTGGatacagcagcaggagacacCGAGGCTCAGCGCAAGA GGCTGGGCCACAAGTCGTGGGGTTCAACAGTGAGCGATGACAGTGTTGTGGGAGAGGGAGGCCTAGAGTCTCCTACTGCCAGCTCAA GTGACATCAGCAAAATTGCTCGGACATCATCCACTGGGACAATGTCGTCGAATGAGGACGCAGATGAGAAAAACGGGAATGTGACCTCATTTGAAGCTCCAA ACATGAACGGCATGGATCCAGATGTGGTGGTGTCCACCAGACCTTTCCGTAACATCGGCCTGTCCAAAGCAGCCCAGACCCACCGACTGAGGAAGCTACGGACTCCCGCTAAGTGCCGCGAGTGTGACAGCTACGTTTACTTCCAGGGGGCTGAGTGCGAGGAG TGTTTCCTGGCGTGTCACAAGCGCTGTCTGGAGATTCTGGCCATCCAATGCGGCCATAAGAAGCTGCAGGGCCGTCTGCAGCTGTTTGGCAGGGACTTCTCTCAGGTAGCCGGCTGTGCCAGTGACGGCATCCCCTTCATCATCACCAAGTGCATCGCCGAGATAGAAAGACGGGCCCTCAAGATGAAG GGCATCTACAGGGTGAACGGGGTGAAGACTCGTGTCGAGAAGCTGTGTCAGGCCTTTGAGAATGGCAAGGAGCTGGTGGAGCTGTCCCAGTGTTCACCGCACGACATTAGCAACGTCCTCAAGCTTTACCTCAGACAG CTGCCAGAGCCCATCTTGCTGTTCCGCCTGTACAACAGTCTGATGGGTTTGGCGAAGGAGAGTCTGCAGGGAGAGGCCGACACaccagagggagaggaggtcGAGTCCAACAGTATTAACCCAGCAGTGGGCAAAGGGCCGCAGCTGGTGGATCTGGGCCCTGACACTGACCCAGAGGTCCTGGTCCTGGTGGACAAGCTGAAGAAGCTTCTGAAGGAGCTGCCCAAGGCTCACATTGCCACGCTGCGCTACATCACTCGCCACCTCCGGAG GATTGCAGAGCTAGAGGAAGATAACAAGATGAGTCCCAGTAACTTGGGTATCGTGTTTGGTCCCTCCCTGATGCGCCCCCGTCCGACCGGGGCCACAATATCCCTGTCTTCTCTGGTTGATTACCCCCACCAGGCCCGCATCGTGGAGTCCCTCATAGTCTTCTATTCATCCATCTTCCAGTCCAAAACCACTCAGACCGACAAAACCAGTCGCTCTACTTCCACCTCCACTCAGCAG GGAGTTATTGCAGATGAAAAGATTGGGAGCTCTGCtgatggagaggaggatgaaggccAAGAGGAGCAAAATAAACCAGAGTCTGACAAGATGGAGGAGGGATGTG GAAGTTCTTTAGGGTCCCTGGGGTCTAGTGAGCAGCTCCTCGACTCGGACTCTGAGCAGGACGAGAGCGGTCAGAGGACCACACACTCCCAGAGCCTGGTGAAGCAGGAGAGCGTGGACGACGACGACCAGCTCAGCTACAGAGACAGTCTGGACCTGTCCAGCCAGTCTGCAACCCAAACTGACCCGGACCCAGACCAGGACCAGGAAcaggaccaggaccaggaccaggaACAGGACCAGGAACAGGACCAGGACCAGGAACAGGACCAGGACGACAACCCCGACAGAGCAGAGCCCCCTGCGCTGCCAGACAGCGGGCCCCCAGATGAAGACACAGGGGCAGAGGAGGACCTGAGCGTCTCTCTGGCCGATCTCAATGTAAACCagtccaacaacaacaacaaccacccATGCTCCCCCATATTAAGCTTGTCGGGGCTTCCATTGGCACGTCTGTGTGGAAAGAAATTACCGCTGACCAAAAACAGGGACAGTGAGCCGGAGTTTGTCTGA
- the arhgap45b gene encoding rho GTPase-activating protein 45 isoform X4 — protein MLKRAGKGSYNPYSTSQRVKKAESKGKDRLDILPSKQNVWLKQLSILQEQTRRDAGDVTLSSPSSSSSTLTPTSAGFPDSSLSCPGTPSTQHGKLAAMQGVGCPSPVSTLKRPTALSRHASAAGFPLQSWVFTKGQGKGALTPPPPSDGPESTAIEVEDIPALLRDVARFAEAVEKLKDVVLAEVHFDKGPTQRGHDVSTKGKESQRPVAHECLGEVLRVLRQVINTYPLLNTVEILTAAGKLISKVKGFHYEACNEADKKDFEKAIETIAVAFSSNVSELLMGEVDSSTLLSLLPTEKSRSMENLYAASGQGADGGHFRSDLHYMGRCEEVDVILQQSEGGVDSALLYAKTISKYMKDLMSYVEKRTSLEMEFSKGLQRLYHSCKHSITHPQMPLFSIYSLALEQDQEQSVGLQQANTTLHTQTFIQPLMQRKQEHEKRRKEIKEHWIRSKRKLMECEANLRKAKQAYMVRCEEYDKAKTAACRAEEEGGGSTAKSVEKKKRLEEETRNKSDEAEATYRTCIADATTQQLELEHTKVTVLRQLQDVIKQSDQTLRSATISYYQLMHMQTVALPVHYQTLCESSKLYDPGQQYAAHVRDLQLPEQPTVLYTFENYCPSSSSSHYGHRPRNDSFNTDSPATSVDTAAGDTEAQRKRLGHKSWGSTVSDDSVVGEGGLESPTASSSDISKIARTSSTGTMSSNEDADEKNGNVTSFEAPNMNGMDPDVVVSTRPFRNIGLSKAAQTHRLRKLRTPAKCRECDSYVYFQGAECEECFLACHKRCLEILAIQCGHKKLQGRLQLFGRDFSQVAGCASDGIPFIITKCIAEIERRALKMKGIYRVNGVKTRVEKLCQAFENGKELVELSQCSPHDISNVLKLYLRQLPEPILLFRLYNSLMGLAKESLQGEADTPEGEEVESNSINPAVGKGPQLVDLGPDTDPEVLVLVDKLKKLLKELPKAHIATLRYITRHLRRIAELEEDNKMSPSNLGIVFGPSLMRPRPTGATISLSSLVDYPHQARIVESLIVFYSSIFQSKTTQTDKTSRSTSTSTQQGVIADEKIGSSADGEEDEGQEEQNKPESDKMEEGCGSSLGSLGSSEQLLDSDSEQDESGQRTTHSQSLVKQESVDDDDQLSYRDSLDLSSQSATQTDPDPDQDQEQDQDQDQEQDQEQDQDQEQDQDDNPDRAEPPALPDSGPPDEDTGAEEDLSVSLADLNVNQSNNNNNHPCSPILSLSGLPLARLCGKKLPLTKNRDSEPEFV, from the exons ATGCTGAAACGGGCAGGTAAAGGCAGCTACAACCCTTACTCTACGAGTCAGAGAGTTAAGAAAGCTGAGTCGAAAGGCAAGGACAGACTGGACATACTGCCCAGCAAGCAGAACGTATGGCTTAAGCAG CTGTCAATCCTCCAGGAGCAGACTCGCAGAGATGCAGGCGATGTCACCCTCTCCTcaccctcatcctcctcttcaacTCTCACACCAACCTCTGCCGGGTTCCCGGACTCCTCCCTGTCCTGCCCGGGAACCCCCAGCACCCAGCACGGCAAGCTGGCGGCGATGCAAGGGGTGGGCTGCCCGTCTCCTGTGTCCACCCTGAAGAGGCCGACTGCACTGAGCAGACACGCCAGCGCTGCAG GTTTCCCGCTCCAGTCGTGGGTGTTCACTAAAGGCCAGGGGAAAGGGGCCTTGACCCCCCCTCCTCCGTCTGACGGTCCAGAGAGCACAGCCATTGAGGTGGAGGACATCCCGGCCCTGCTGAGGGACGTGGCACGCTTTGCAGAGGCTGTGGAGAAACTGAAGGATGTTGTGCTGGCTGAAG TCCATTTTGACAAGGGGCCTACACAAAGAGGACATGACGTATCCACAAAAG GTAAGGAGAGTCAGCGGCCCGTTGCTCACGAGTGTTTGGGGGAGGTCCTACGGGTCCTGCGTCAGGTCATCAACACCTACCCTCTGCTCAACACCGTGGAGATCCTCACTGCTGCCGGCAAGCTCATTtccaaggtcaaag GTTTCCACTATGAGGCTTGTAACGAGGCGGATAAAAAGGACTTCGAAAAGGCGATTGAAACCATTGCAGTTGCTTTTAGCAGCAA TGTGTCTGAGCTGCTGATGGGAGAGGTGGACAGCAGCACGTTGCTCTCCCTGCTGCCCACTGAGAAGAGCAGG TCGATGGAGAACTTGTACGCTGCGTCAGGCCAGGGAGCGGACGGGGGACACTTCAGGAGCGACCTGCATTACATGG GCAGATGTGAGGAGGTGGATGTGATCCTCCAGCAAAGCGAGGGAGGCGTGGACTCCGCTCTGCTCTACGCCAAAACCATTTCCAAGTACATGAAGGACCTGATGAGCTACGTGGAGAAGAGAACTTCACTGG AGATGGAGTTCTCCAAAGGCCTGCAGAGATTGTACCATTCCTGTAAACACAGCATAACGCAT CCCCAAATGCCCCTCTTCTCCATCTACTCTCTGGCTCTGGAGCAGGACCAGGAGCAGAGTGTCGGGCTGCAGCAGGCCAACACCACCCTGCACACGCAGACCTTCATCCAG CCTCTGATGCAGCGTAAACAGGAGCATGAAAAGAGACGGAAGGAGATCAAGGAACACTGGATTCGGTCTAAGAGAAAACTG atGGAGTGTGAGGCAAACCTGCGTAAAGCTAAGCAAGCCTACATGGTCCGCTGCGAGGAGTACGACAAAGCCAAAACGGCAGCGTGTCGCgctgaggaagagggaggaggatcTACGGCAAAGtctgtggagaagaagaaacgaTTAGAGGAGGAGACTCGCAACAAG TCAGACGAGGCGGAGGCCACCTACCGGACATGTATAGCAGATGCCACCACTCagcagctggagctggagcacACAAAGGTCACAGTGCTGAGACAACTGCAGGACGTCATCAAACAGAGCGACCAGACGCTTCGCTCG GCGACCATCTCATACTACCAGCTCATGCACATGCAGACAGTAGCCCTGCCGGTCCACTACCAGACTCTGTGTGAGAGCAGTAAGCTGTACGACCCGGGCCAGCAGTACGCCGCACACGTGCGAGACCTGCAGCTGCCAGAGCAGCCGACTGTTCTCTACACGTTTGAGAACTACTGTCCCTCCAGCTCGTCGTCACA CTATGGCCACAGACCAAGGAATGACAGCTTCAACACGGACAGTCCTGCCACCAGTGTGGatacagcagcaggagacacCGAGGCTCAGCGCAAGA GGCTGGGCCACAAGTCGTGGGGTTCAACAGTGAGCGATGACAGTGTTGTGGGAGAGGGAGGCCTAGAGTCTCCTACTGCCAGCTCAA GTGACATCAGCAAAATTGCTCGGACATCATCCACTGGGACAATGTCGTCGAATGAGGACGCAGATGAGAAAAACGGGAATGTGACCTCATTTGAAGCTCCAA ACATGAACGGCATGGATCCAGATGTGGTGGTGTCCACCAGACCTTTCCGTAACATCGGCCTGTCCAAAGCAGCCCAGACCCACCGACTGAGGAAGCTACGGACTCCCGCTAAGTGCCGCGAGTGTGACAGCTACGTTTACTTCCAGGGGGCTGAGTGCGAGGAG TGTTTCCTGGCGTGTCACAAGCGCTGTCTGGAGATTCTGGCCATCCAATGCGGCCATAAGAAGCTGCAGGGCCGTCTGCAGCTGTTTGGCAGGGACTTCTCTCAGGTAGCCGGCTGTGCCAGTGACGGCATCCCCTTCATCATCACCAAGTGCATCGCCGAGATAGAAAGACGGGCCCTCAAGATGAAG GGCATCTACAGGGTGAACGGGGTGAAGACTCGTGTCGAGAAGCTGTGTCAGGCCTTTGAGAATGGCAAGGAGCTGGTGGAGCTGTCCCAGTGTTCACCGCACGACATTAGCAACGTCCTCAAGCTTTACCTCAGACAG CTGCCAGAGCCCATCTTGCTGTTCCGCCTGTACAACAGTCTGATGGGTTTGGCGAAGGAGAGTCTGCAGGGAGAGGCCGACACaccagagggagaggaggtcGAGTCCAACAGTATTAACCCAGCAGTGGGCAAAGGGCCGCAGCTGGTGGATCTGGGCCCTGACACTGACCCAGAGGTCCTGGTCCTGGTGGACAAGCTGAAGAAGCTTCTGAAGGAGCTGCCCAAGGCTCACATTGCCACGCTGCGCTACATCACTCGCCACCTCCGGAG GATTGCAGAGCTAGAGGAAGATAACAAGATGAGTCCCAGTAACTTGGGTATCGTGTTTGGTCCCTCCCTGATGCGCCCCCGTCCGACCGGGGCCACAATATCCCTGTCTTCTCTGGTTGATTACCCCCACCAGGCCCGCATCGTGGAGTCCCTCATAGTCTTCTATTCATCCATCTTCCAGTCCAAAACCACTCAGACCGACAAAACCAGTCGCTCTACTTCCACCTCCACTCAGCAG GGAGTTATTGCAGATGAAAAGATTGGGAGCTCTGCtgatggagaggaggatgaaggccAAGAGGAGCAAAATAAACCAGAGTCTGACAAGATGGAGGAGGGATGTG GAAGTTCTTTAGGGTCCCTGGGGTCTAGTGAGCAGCTCCTCGACTCGGACTCTGAGCAGGACGAGAGCGGTCAGAGGACCACACACTCCCAGAGCCTGGTGAAGCAGGAGAGCGTGGACGACGACGACCAGCTCAGCTACAGAGACAGTCTGGACCTGTCCAGCCAGTCTGCAACCCAAACTGACCCGGACCCAGACCAGGACCAGGAAcaggaccaggaccaggaccaggaACAGGACCAGGAACAGGACCAGGACCAGGAACAGGACCAGGACGACAACCCCGACAGAGCAGAGCCCCCTGCGCTGCCAGACAGCGGGCCCCCAGATGAAGACACAGGGGCAGAGGAGGACCTGAGCGTCTCTCTGGCCGATCTCAATGTAAACCagtccaacaacaacaacaaccacccATGCTCCCCCATATTAAGCTTGTCGGGGCTTCCATTGGCACGTCTGTGTGGAAAGAAATTACCGCTGACCAAAAACAGGGACAGTGAGCCGGAGTTTGTCTGA